ATGATGATGTATTATTCTTCTTTAGTCTTTTCTTTAGTTTTTTCTTCAAAAATAGATTTTGATGAAATCAAAGATTGTATTGAGGAAATTATAACAGGAGATTGGCACTATGACCATGAAAATATAGCAGGTGCATTTGAAGATATAGCTTCACCAAAAACAATAGAATGGGTGTATTATTTAGCATTGGCACATCAGTTTGAAGGATATGAAGGGGGAATTGCAATGGCTAGAAAATGTATTCATGCACTAGGGAAAATAAATACTCCTAAATCAAAAGAAAAATTGGAACTTTTGGCTAATAATTTAAATGAAACTGAAGAATTAAGAGAATCAGCAAAACGAGAATTAAACAGACATAATTTTACAAATAAAGATGTCGAATGAAAGGATTAATTATGAAAAAAGAAGAGGAAAGAAATATTTATGCAGTATTCGATGACAAGACAATAAGAGTTTATCAAGCATATAACAATGAAATAGCAGACGAGGCTTTAAAATTAGGAAAGTTTGGAAGTAAGTTCAGTTTAAACAGAATGACCTGGATAAAGCCGTCATTCTTATGGATGATGTACAGAAGTGGCTGGGCTACTAAACAAGGACAGGAAAGAATACTGGCAATTGACCTGAAAAGGGAAGGATTTGATGAAATAGTGAAAAATGCTGTACTTTCATCTTTTAGAGAAGTTTCTGATTTATCTAAGGAAGAATGGAAAGAAAAATTGGAAAATTCAGAGGTAAGATGTCAATGGGATCCAGAGAGGGATATTTACGGCAATCCAATAGGAAGAAGAGCGATACAGTTAGGTATAAAGGGAGAAACGGTAAAAAAATATATAAATGACTGGATTGTAAATATAACGGATATAACAGATAAAGTTATTGAGATGAGAAACAGCATTCAAAATGGAACTTTTTCAGAAGTTATGCTTCCTGAAGAAAAAAAATATATTATTTAGTTATATATTTTCAAATAATCGTTGTTGTAAAAGACAGCGGTTATTTTTCCTCATATTGAAAAAAGGCTCTATAATATATATGGGGGTGGAAAAGTAACAGGAAAAATTGGAAAAGTTGAAGTTGTTTCAAGACAGAACACAAGCACAACAACTGGAAGCAGTAAAGGAGTGAATCTTGGAATAAGTGCAGATGGAGTTACAAGTTCAGTAACCATAAATGCGGGCAGAACAAATGGAAACAGGGCATTTGTAGACAATCAAAGTACATTCATTGTTGGAGAAGGAAGCAATCTTCATGTTGGAACAGTTGAAAATACAGGAGCTGTAATAGGCAAGGAAGGAAACTCTACATTCAAGATTGACACTTATGTTGGAAAAGATATCCAAAATTATGATACAATGACAACAACAGGAGGTTCAATAGGAGCTTCACTTGGAGGGAAACCAAAAATTACCAATGTTGGATTCAATCAGGACAGCAGGGATAAGCAAGGAATTACAAGAAATACAGTAGTCGGAGATGTTGAGATAACAGAAGCTGAAGGAAGTCCAATAAACAGGGACTTAGGAAAAGCCAATGAAGTAACGAAGGACACTCATAGCAGAACAAATATTAATGTTGAGAGCCAGACAATTGAATATGCTACTAATCCTGGTAAACTGAAAGAGGATATTGGGAAAGCCAAAGAGGAAATAAATGACATAAAGTGGGCAATAAAAGAGTCAATTCACGATAGAGGAGATGACAACAGAAACTTCTTTGGGCAGTTATCAGAAGTAAGGCTGAATAAGAGTCTTGAAAATATAACGAGCGAAAGACTGATAGGTAAGACAGTAGATACTGAAATAGCAGGTATTTTTAAGGCTGCCTACAAGGATTTAGGATACGATATAAACATCATATTTTCAGATCCTAAAAATTCTCCACAATTATTAGATGAGAAAGGGAAACCAAAAACAGGGACGGCTTATGTACGTGATGAAAAAGGAAAGAAAATCAAGACAATAATAATCAANNNNNNNNNNNNNNNNNNNNNNNNNNNNNNNNNNNNNNNNNNNNNNNNNNNNNNNNNNNNNNNNNNNNNNNNNNNNNNNNNNNNNNNNNNNNNNNNNNNNTTCCAATGTTGATTTTGGTGAACATGTAGGAGATGAAGCAGTAACTATAGGAGTAATTTCAATAGTAGCCATTGCAGGAGTATATGTTGTATATCAGGCTGGAAAACCTGTTGGTAGATATTTGGATCTGGATACTGCGAAAAAGAATGCTAAGCTTCTATCTAGCTCTATTGGTGGAGTTTTTGATTTAGGAAGAAAAGGTATTGCAAAAGGAATTGATTATGGAGCAAATGCAGCTAATAAAATAGGAAACTGGATAGGTGGAAATTCTTCTTCAAAAGCAAAAAGTCAATCAAAATCAGTACAATGGACTAAAGCTACGGTTAGAAAGACTGAGACTGTTTCAAATAAAGTGAACAGTAATGTTAAAAATAAGAGTAGAAGTGATAGTAATAGTAATAGGAACAAGAACAAAAATAAGAAAGATAATAAAAAAAAGAACAGAAGTAATAAAAATTCTAAGAATAGTGGGAAAAACAATACTAATGGAAATAATAGAAATACTGGTCAAAGTGGAAATAATGTACCAGGACCAGATTATATTCCAAAAGGAGATCCCGAAAGCAATTATGACAACTTACCGGAAAGTGTAAAAGAATCATATAAGGAACATTCTAAAAATTCATGGAAAAGTCAGTATAACGATGGAACTCGTGATCCTAGAAGAATAGATGATAAATTTTATAATGATGGAAGAAAAGGAGGAGAAGTGCTACCTAAAACAGATGCTAACGGGAATCCTATAGAATACACTGAACATGATGTCAACCCAAGACCATCTTCAGGTAACAGGGATAGTTTAAGGTTTGTAAGGGGAAGTGATGGAAAGACATATATGACAGATGATCACTATAGAACGTTTAAGGAGATAAAACCGGAGGAAATAGTTCCAAAAGAAATAACTCCAAGTGATTAGGAAGGGAGATATAAAATGGGAAACAGCTTAACTATAATAAGTAGTAAACAGAAAGAAGAGCTATATAAGAATCTGGAAGGGAAATGGTTAATAGAGTTAGATGGAAATAAAATAAAAAATGAAGATGATTTTGCAGTAGCAATTATGAATGAAATAGATATTGTGTATGATTATAAAAATTTATATGGCTATGACTGGTATTCCTTTAGAGATGCTGCAATGGAATCAAAAATATTAGCAAAAAAAATGTTTGGTTCTAAAAAAACAGATGTCATAATAGTTTACGATAATCCAAGATTAGATATGTATGAGATAGATAGAGGATTTACATATCAATATTTAATATCTCTTTTACAATGGTGGGAAACTTCATTGGATACAAGAGTCTATTTTGTAATAGATAACTTGGTTGATAACTTAGAAAACAGAATAATAATAGAAGACATGCTGGAAAAAGAAAAAATAATTAAGGTAGAAAAAGGAAAAATTATTTTTGAAATGGATATGGAAGGAGTGCAATTGGCAGAAGATTTTATCAATCAAATAGATGAAAATTTAGATTTTGAAGAAGAAAATGATTATGTATTAATTTTTACTAATTCCTATTCTTTTGTCCAGGGAATACATTATCATGAATGTAGTCTAATGCTTATTAAACTTATAGAAGATATATTATTGAAAATAAGAAAGGAAATAAAGATATATTTATTATTTTAGATTTAATAAAAAGAAGAAAATAAAGAAATAAAGAGTTTTTTCAATTTCTATTATCTGTTTAATGAAGGGCTAGAAAACAGTTGTTTTAAAATAATATAAAGTATCTTAAATTTAACAAATGCAGACAGTCTGAAAAATTATCAGGCTGTTTGTTTTATAAAAAGTGGCTCTATAATATATATGGGGGGGTGGAAAAAGAAAAAAAGAAAGAAATGTTGATACGGCAAACAGCAACTTCTATGCCAACATCGGAGTAAATGCTGGATTTACACATTCAAGAAGTAATTCAAGCTCCCATACTGAAAGTGCTGTAGTTACGACAATGAAACCAATGAATGAAAATTCTAGCATTACCTACAACAATGTAAACAACATAACTTAGAAAAAAATTGATTGGTGGAATTCCTTTTGGAATTGAAACACGAAAAAAAGAAATCAAGATAAATAAAACTTTAAATTCATTATTAGAGATAGAGAATGAAATAAAAAGAGCATTACAAAAAAAATAATATATGAATTAAATTTATAAAGGATGTCCTATTATGTTAAAAAAAATAATAAAAACCCTAGAAATAAGATTTTCTATAGAAAAAGAAAGCTTTCTTGATACATTCTTAAAAATAATAAAAATATTTTTTCTATTAGTCATTTTAAAGTTGCTAATAAATAATTTTTATGTACCTAAAGAATTTTACTGGGATAGATTTGATTTTAAGTTAAAAAAAAGAGAATACTTTTTAGAATGGGAAGATGGATGTAAAATAATAGAAATAGGTAAAAGAGGTAAATATTATTATGGTAGAGTTATTTCAGGTGGAATAACATTATATAAGCCTGGAGAATATGATTACTCAAAATGTGAAGATGAATATTTTTTAATAGATGATAGTAATGGTTTGGATAGAAATATCTATTATAAGAACAAAGAAGATATTTTAAAAGTTATAAAAAAATACAAACCCAAAGAACCATATAAATTTTTTATGTTTTCAATATTAAGATAGTTGTTTATTTTGATTGGAAAAGAGAATATATTATACAATTTATGAAAAAGAAAAAATTTTATTAAGCAGTAAAAATTTATTTTCATCTGAAACAATACATCATAATGGAAGTTTCACTACCGTAGATGAAGTGCATATACAATACAGGAACAATTATAATAAGGGGTTTCAATTGTCTGTTTTATAAAAAGTTTAGTGATCGGAACACCTGGATTTTATGAAAGGAAAACATTAGAAATGAGGAAAAAATTATTACAGTTTCTTATAGCAGTTTTTTTATTAGTTTTTATAAGGTATGTAGGTTTTTTCATGTTTGGAATTTTACCTCTATCATTTAATTTGTTAACGTTAAAAACGGAGTATAATATAAATCATAAAAAGTTAAAGCTTTCAGAAAGTTATAGTATAACAGACTGTGGTTTTAAAAATTACACAGTACTACACGGCCTAGAATATCCATATTTTTTCAATGAAAGAGATTATCTTAACAATGACTATGGATTAGTGACAAAACTTGTCAAAAATGAAAACAGTTGGATAGGTTTCATCCGTGATGAAAGTAAGGAGGAAATAAAGTATTATACGGCTGGTTTCTCTGAGGAAGATGAAGGTTTTTTCAGGGCATCAGAAAAAAAGATTAGAGAAACACATGGATATTTTATAATAAATGAAAAAGAAGCTACTTTTGGTCTATCTGAAGAAGAATTAAAAAAAAGAATAAAGAATAAAATAGAGTTTAAAGCTCCTGGTTATTATGTAGTAAAATATGGGACAACTAAATGTAATTCTGTTATTGAATAAAAAAAATTTTTGTATTCATTTTAAATTCATAAAACTATTTTATAATGTGTTCAAGTTAAGAGAGAGAACAATAAAAATAAAATAGAGAAGGAGATAAAATAAAATGAAAAACAGAATTTTAAAACTTACAGTATTGGGAATAGGAGTACTTGGGATACTTGGAATAGCTTATGGAGCGAGTAAAACAAGAAGCTTAAATGGAAATGAATATATTTCAGAATATTCATTGGAGAGTAGAGCAAATACTTCAGATAATGTGCAACTGATAAGTGTGGAAAAGGCAAAATCTATAGCATTGGCACAAGTTCCAGGAGCAGATGAAAGTCACCTTGGAAAAATAGATTTAGACAGGGAACACGGAAGAATGGAATATGAAATAGAAATTTTTTATAACAATTCAAAATATGAATATGACATAGATGCAGTAACTGGAGAGATTGTGGGCTTAAAAGTAAAAAAATATAACAACTGGAATTAAGTAGAATAGAAAAAAAAGAAATTATTAAAAAAATTGACATAGATAAAATAATTAAAAAATAGGAGGAATTAAAAATGAAAAGAAAAATATTAAGTATGTTATTATTAGGAATTATGGTTTTAGGAGTATCAGGGACAGCAAATGCAGGGAAAAAGAATAAATATTATGGTACAGGAGTTTCATCAAAGAATAACAGTTATATAGGAGTAAACAAGGCGATAGCAATAGCACTGAAAAAAGTTCCGGGAGCAAACCAGTCTCATGTATATGATGTTCATCTTGACAGGGAAAATGGAAGAATGGTATACGAAGGGGAAATCTACTACAATGGTTGGGAATACGAGTTTGACATAGATGCAGTGACAGGAGAAATTGTAAAATGGAAATCAGAGAGGGACTAGCCCATTTTATAGATAATAAATAGATATATATTTAAAGGTTATCTCAAAAAAATAAAATAATATAAAAAAGGATGCCTTAAAAAGAAAATTTAAAAGTAATATGAAAACTATATTTTTGAATTATTTAAAATTTTACAATGTAAAACAGGAAATGAATTTAGGAAAAATCATCTGTTTGTGCCTTTAGGCGAGTTTATGATTTTTTCTTAATGAATGACTGTTTTATATGAGTAAAGTTTTAGTAGATGAAAAAATATAGTTTTTATTATTATATTTTTACTATTTTGAGACAGCAACTTTCATATTTTTAAATTTTGGGCTAGTTACCTTTATATTTTTAATATTTTATGATATATTTATGTATCTGACTAAAGCGAAAGGGAAATTAATATGAAAATTTTACTTGTGGAAGATGAAATAGATTTGAACAACATTGTCACGAAATATCTTAAAAAGAATGGATACAGTGTAGACAGTGTTTTTGATGGAGAAGAGGCACTTGATTATTTGGAATATGGGGAATATGACCTTGTTATTCTAGATGTTATGATGCCCAAAGTAAATGGTTTTGAAGTTATAAAGGAGCTGAGAAATAAAGGAAATCATACATTGGTTTTAATGCTAACAGCAAGGGACAGTGCAGATGATAAGGTGAAGGGGCTTGACCTGGGGGCTGATGATTATCTTGTGAAACCTTTTGATTTTAACGAGCTTTCGGCGAGGATAAGAGCTGTAGTAAGAAGAAAATATGGAAACAGTTCAAATAAGCTTATAATAGGAGATTTAATTTTAGACACATCAGAAAAATCAGTGACAAGGGCAGGAAAAAAGATTGATTTGACAGGGAAGGAATACGAAGTTCTGGAATATCTTGTACAAAGTAAAAACAGGATACTTAGCAGGGATCAGATAAAGGAGCATGTCTGGGACTATGATTATGAAGGAGATTCAAATATAATAGATGTACTTATAAAAAATATTAGAAAAAAAATAGATGTGGAAAATGGGAAACAGATAATTTATACAAAGAGAGGACTTGGGTACGTTGTAAAGGAAGAAGATTAATAAAAAGTTGAAATCGTGGTTTTAGAATAATAAAATATGTCTATATTGTAAAGAATGAGTTTACAGTTTATAAGAAATACTTCATATGGAAGGAATGGTTGGGAATATTGAAAAGAAAAATAAATGAGATATGGGAGGATTTCCCCATAACTGTAAAGATTACCCTCTGGTATACGGTTTTTGTAGTGGTATTAATATTTATCCTTCTGACTTCATCTTTTGCAATTGCAGATAAAATGACAGGTGATGTGAATCAGAGGGAGCTGACAGGAGTTGTAAATGAAATGGCATCAGATATGGTTTCTGATTCTGATGAATTTGATGATTTCGATGACGGAATTTATTTTGTCAGATATAATAACCAGGGAATAGAAACAGACGGAATGTCTCCAAAGGGGTTTGACCTGACACTTAAACAGTCTGAAAATACAGTAAGTATCTATAAAAAAAATGGGGAAAAATTTTACTATTATGATAAAAAAATTGATGGAAGTGACGGAGAATGGGTAAGAGGAATTGTACCTGTAAATAAGCTCTCAGAAGAAGTAAACAGGATGCTTCTCACAATACTGATTTTAAGTCCACTGCTTCTAATTATTATAATTTATGGCGGGTATAAGATTATAAAAAAGGCATTGAGGCCTGTGGCAAAAATATCTGATACAGCAACGGAAATACAGAAAAATGGAGACTTTTCAAAAAGAATTGAAATAGATGACGGGCAGGATGAAATACATAAAATGGCAAATGCCTTCAATGAAATGCTTAATTCGCTGGAAAATTTTTATCTGCGTGAAAAACAGTTCAGTTCAGACGTTTCCCATGAGCTTAGAACCCCTGTAAGTGTAATACTGACAGAGAGCCAGTATTCCCTTGATTATGCAGATACTATGGA
This Leptotrichia sp. oral taxon 215 str. W9775 DNA region includes the following protein-coding sequences:
- a CDS encoding DUF4291 domain-containing protein, with the protein product MKGLIMKKEEERNIYAVFDDKTIRVYQAYNNEIADEALKLGKFGSKFSLNRMTWIKPSFLWMMYRSGWATKQGQERILAIDLKREGFDEIVKNAVLSSFREVSDLSKEEWKEKLENSEVRCQWDPERDIYGNPIGRRAIQLGIKGETVKKYINDWIVNITDITDKVIEMRNSIQNGTFSEVMLPEEKKYII
- a CDS encoding response regulator transcription factor gives rise to the protein MKILLVEDEIDLNNIVTKYLKKNGYSVDSVFDGEEALDYLEYGEYDLVILDVMMPKVNGFEVIKELRNKGNHTLVLMLTARDSADDKVKGLDLGADDYLVKPFDFNELSARIRAVVRRKYGNSSNKLIIGDLILDTSEKSVTRAGKKIDLTGKEYEVLEYLVQSKNRILSRDQIKEHVWDYDYEGDSNIIDVLIKNIRKKIDVENGKQIIYTKRGLGYVVKEED
- a CDS encoding ribonuclease domain-containing protein → SNVDFGEHVGDEAVTIGVISIVAIAGVYVVYQAGKPVGRYLDLDTAKKNAKLLSSSIGGVFDLGRKGIAKGIDYGANAANKIGNWIGGNSSSKAKSQSKSVQWTKATVRKTETVSNKVNSNVKNKSRSDSNSNRNKNKNKKDNKKKNRSNKNSKNSGKNNTNGNNRNTGQSGNNVPGPDYIPKGDPESNYDNLPESVKESYKEHSKNSWKSQYNDGTRDPRRIDDKFYNDGRKGGEVLPKTDANGNPIEYTEHDVNPRPSSGNRDSLRFVRGSDGKTYMTDDHYRTFKEIKPEEIVPKEITPSD
- a CDS encoding PepSY domain-containing protein, whose product is MKRKILSMLLLGIMVLGVSGTANAGKKNKYYGTGVSSKNNSYIGVNKAIAIALKKVPGANQSHVYDVHLDRENGRMVYEGEIYYNGWEYEFDIDAVTGEIVKWKSERD
- a CDS encoding PepSY domain-containing protein; this encodes MKNRILKLTVLGIGVLGILGIAYGASKTRSLNGNEYISEYSLESRANTSDNVQLISVEKAKSIALAQVPGADESHLGKIDLDREHGRMEYEIEIFYNNSKYEYDIDAVTGEIVGLKVKKYNNWN
- a CDS encoding HAMP domain-containing sensor histidine kinase is translated as MGILKRKINEIWEDFPITVKITLWYTVFVVVLIFILLTSSFAIADKMTGDVNQRELTGVVNEMASDMVSDSDEFDDFDDGIYFVRYNNQGIETDGMSPKGFDLTLKQSENTVSIYKKNGEKFYYYDKKIDGSDGEWVRGIVPVNKLSEEVNRMLLTILILSPLLLIIIIYGGYKIIKKALRPVAKISDTATEIQKNGDFSKRIEIDDGQDEIHKMANAFNEMLNSLENFYLREKQFSSDVSHELRTPVSVILTESQYSLDYADTMEEAKDSFSVIQRQAKRMSELINQIMELSKIEKQIGTPSDKINLSETVEKILGDYKNLFVEKNIEMTKEIEENISITGDKIMIERLFDNLLNNAMKFTKDKINVRLYSEDEKCVLEVEDNGIGISEQDKELIWKRFYQVNDSRNKKINKGFGLGLFLVSKIIEQHGGTIDVESILNEGTKFIAKFKRD